A window of Cryptomeria japonica chromosome 3, Sugi_1.0, whole genome shotgun sequence contains these coding sequences:
- the LOC131054356 gene encoding uncharacterized protein LOC131054356, which translates to MATTSGYGINSAPPFQLLFFLFIVLMLLFMSWYLTFESTLEESMDQLKIVFMIVPLILLLAVRWLSVGRPVAGILPRVEPDAIHRAGSSPWGVAMVVLLLLFFMAEDNLMRIWQIVAEKY; encoded by the exons ATGGCAACCACATCTGGATATGGGATTAATTCCGCTCCCCCTTTTCAGCTATTGTTCTTTCTATTCATAGTTCTGATGTTGCTGTTTATGTCATGGTACTTGACTTTTGAATCCACCCTGGAGGAAAGCATGGATCAGTTAAAGATAGTGTTTATGATTGTGCCCCTGATTTTACTGCTGGCTGTTCGTTGGCTGTCTGTGGGAAGACCAGTTGCTGGAATATTGCCCCGGGTGGAGCCTGATGCAATTCACAGGGCAGGGAGCTCTCCCTGGGGTGTGGCTATGGTGGTGCTGCTGTTGCT GTTTTTCATGGCAGAGGACAATCTGATGCGAATATGGCAGATTGTTGCAGAGAAGTATTAG